The nucleotide sequence acacacacacacacacacacacacacacacacacacacacacacacacacacacacacacacacacacacacacacacacacacacacacacagagagagagagtagatatAACACCTAGATGTTTGATCGGCCCAAAGCAGGGAGTTCAACGGACATTTCCCATGTCTCCTAGGGACAGAGCCCCCATTATATTGGTGGCCAGCAGATAGGAGAAACAAAGAGCTCTTACCACCTGATCAATAGTATCATTCCATCTCCACACTGGTACCATACTGCATCGTAGGAGGGTGCTGTTGCTTTCAACTGATTTTGGGCAAAAGGAGCAATTGATAGTTTGTCCAATGTTGCATTGGTTAGTTCAAGGAAATAACTCCTGCTGAAATACAGTATCAAACTGGGCCCGGTATGAGACCTGGGCCCGGTATGAGACCTGGGCCCGGTATGAGACCTGATCCCGGTATGAGACCTGGGCCCGGTATGAGacctgggcccgtatccacaaagcatctcagagtagggtTGATCTAGGATCCGTTTTGCCTTTTTTTAGATCTCAATGAATCAGatttatatggacagatcctagatcagtactcacctactctgagacgctttatacGGGCCCTGAAGTCCATCCCACTAACAGTATGAATCCTGAAGACTAGTGTTAGTTCTTCCTACCACAGGTTTTAGCTCAGTGGACTAACATGGTCTTCTTAAGTCACTTGTCTTGGATAGACCGGGTTCAATACccagattgattgattgattaaattGGACCTCTGTAACTATGATCAATTTCTTCTCCTCAGATGTTCACCTCTATCATCTTTGCTGCGGTGGGGGTTCTGGGGGCCGGCTACTCCTTCATTGTGTCTGCTGTTGCCATTCATAACGGACCCAAATGTCTCTATACGAATGGCACAACAGAGTCGTGGACCAACCCGTTTGTCAACGGGTAAGAACCGTTTTACCGCTCAAACACACTGTTGGTAATACATTGTTCATGTTGTGACACAATGTATGTAAATCACTCGCTCGCTCGCTCATTCACCCGCATTCATCATGAATTACACATGACACAATTTATGTGCAGTGTGCTGAGTCTTATTTAACTTTTTCTGAACTATCTGTTGTCCACCAGTGACTACCTGAATAACCACACCCTGTGGGAGGGCTGTAGAAAGCCTGAAGGCATCGTGACCTGGCACCTGACTCTGTTCTCCATGCTGCTGGTCATGGGTCTGCTGCAGGTTGTGCTCTGTGCCATCCAGGTCATCAACGGTCTCATCGGGGCCATTTGTGGAGACTGCTGCGGCTGCTGTGGGGGGGGTAAGAGGACCCTGTTGTATTGAAACACCCCATGTCAAATCAACCTCTAGTCTAGCCCATAAGCCCAATTGGTACACATTTTTCTCCAGTTGACCACACCTGAtttaattaaatgtattaaatatgaGACTCGGAGCTGCTCAGCCCCAGACCTAGCTCcacccccagtcccagtcccagtcctagCCCCACCCCCCAGTCCTAGCCCCACCCCCAGTCCCAGACCTAGCCCCACCCCCAGTCCTAGCCCCACCCCTAGCCCCACCCCCAGTCCTAGCCCCTCCCCCAGTCCCATCCCTCCAATAAGAGCTAGACCCTATTCTTCCACCTGTGTCACTGACCTCTCAGCCATGTGTTATCTGACCATGAACTACATGAACTTCAGTAAGCTAAGCAACAATTAGCTCATCCATGATTGACCCACTAATACACTgtataaatatgtttttgtttgagTAAGAATTTATTAGAATATTTTTGGAAAGTTATTGTCCTGTGTTTGTTTTTCAGAGTAGTGATGATGCAGTCTGAGGATCCGTGAGCCCTTCAGAAGAAGACCGAAGACTTCTTATATCAACACCACTGACTGGCTTTCTATGAGGTCCATATGATTTTGTTAAATATTTGtagaaaaaatatttttaaaaacgaCCATTTCCAACCTACCTAGCTTGACGGCCATTTGCTTGGTGGTAGGTCTTATGACAGCGGAGGACATTTAAGAGCCACATTAAGTATTTCTATTTTTCACTTTTTAAATGGTAATATGTAATTAAATCAAACTTCTTATTCAATACGTTAAAAACATGAAAGCACTTTCAACATTTCATATTATAATTCCATATTATGTACCTTAAAAGACAGAACACTTGGCATCAATTAAATCTATTAAATATTAGTCTCTGGGCTTATTTAAATTGCAAATAATTTTCAATATTCAAAAACACATGAAAACCCCCTTCATAGAGGTTTATGACAGAGTGTGTGTACACTGTGGGCCACACCCGTGTCAGTCTTATCAGAGAAGGCTTGTGGGTGTCATTTTATAACTTTATTCTTGCTAGTTCCTGTTAAATGGAGGGACATGACGAGATTCCCTCCTCTGTGTCAATGTTTACTGTAGCGTCACAGGGTTACTAAGGAGTCTGTCGTGTTGGGTTTTCAGCGACTTTATGGTTGGCTCCGCTATATTATACAAAACACACTGCAATGTAGCTTTCTACAACCCTATTTACATATATAGATGGTAGAACCTGAACATTTACATTCTTGTTAGAACATTCACCCAGTACTCTCTGGAAAACAGAGGCAATTGTTACCGAGTGGATTATCCtagctaaataaatacaaattaaattaaACTTCTACTTTATAAACATTTCTCTGGGTAGAGCTAGTTGGCcttggtgggaggggggggggggggtgtaattgGACTGCTCCCTAATGTATGGAGTGGAATCATGAAGGTGATGGTATGTTGTTTTGTATACTAGCTTATTTTACCTAGAGAGTAATAATGTTCGTAATTTTTGGTTCCGTATACGGTTGTGTGTGATCTGTGGCTTGTTGTGATATCAGTGATCAAGACTGATCTTCTGTTATAAATGgcatcaataaaataaaaaacacaaagaTCCACGGTTCTGACGCCATTTTAttctttatttattcattttttttaaaaacatgttACTGTAATTTTCAGAGACTTCTTGCCGAGGTTACATCACGTAAAAATGAAGTCCACACTGCCAGGATAGGATACAGTATGCGGCCATTTTGTTAGTCTGATTTTCACCACCAATGAGCATGCCTTCAACATTCCAAGAACCCTGTAACTACTGACAACACACCACCGTCCCATCCTACCATGCAGCTGTAGCCTAGCCACTGCGCTATACTGCGCTATATATTGCTACAGTGTTATCCTGTCTATTCCATTTCCTGTCAAAACATGCGCTCCACACCAAACCATTTCCTCAAACCCTTAACGGTATAACACCACCACTGTGTTCTATGGTCTCATAgaatctctctcttcatctggtCTTTATATATCCCCCAAAGTATAGATTTACAAAAAGACAATCTGATACAAATGCTATCATCCTTTTTCTCAAACATTTAACTTGTGCCCTTCATACTGGTGCAACCTTGAATTGTGTCCCCAGTAATGGTGCACAGACAGCCCTGCCAAGTTTCGCCCCTCAGAGCCTGGAACAGCACATCATTCAACCGAAAACACAAAACCTCCCTGACACAGAGACACCAAGAGAGGCAGCTGTGTGACTGGATTAATAACCTTGTTTGATTCTAAAAAGACCTCATCACCTCTCACTGGAGCCCTTTTAATCAGCTGTGCATGAGTTAGCATGTTGCTAGCCCCGTCAGCTGGGCCTGGGCATGAGTTAGCGTGTTGCTAGCCCTGTCAGCTGGGCCTGGGGATGAGTTAGCATGTTGCTAGCCCTGTCAGCTGGGCCTGGGCAAGAGTTAGCGTGTTGCTAGCCCTGTCAGCTGGGCCTGGGCAAGAGTTAGCGTGTTGCTAGCCCTGTCAGCTGGGCATGGGCATGAGTTAGCATGTTGCTAGCCCTGGGCATGAGTTAGCATGTTGCTAGCCCTGTCAGAGCTAGCCTTCTTTGGCCATGCCTGGGTAAGAAAGGCCTCCAATCTCTGAAACCAATCCACACCGTCACACCCTTTCCCCCAATCCACACCACTCCAAGGACACAGGTGGTAATGATGTGATAACTGTGTGCCCCCCCCTTCTCACGCCCCTCTTCACCTTGTCCCTTCTCACACCCCTCTCACCCTCCCAGTGTGTTTTGGTGTGcatcacaccccccccccccccccccacccccctaaaCTCAACAACCCCCCCTAATTCACCTGCCCCTACCCAGGATCCATCACTTCCTCGCCTTCTTAGTTCTAACGTTCTACATAGTAACCAGACTCAGTATAGTCACAATATAAGGTCGGGCTATAGACCACCTAACGCTAGGAATAGCAAATATGTCAATCAACATGCAAATACAAAAACTGAGACAAATGTAGATTTTTAAAAAAGGATCCGAGCAGATTGTGTTGTGGGGCTGGCACGTTAAAACAAGATCCGAATGCCAACCTCCATGCCAATCCAATCTGACAATTCACAAAAAATCCTC is from Salvelinus alpinus chromosome 16, SLU_Salpinus.1, whole genome shotgun sequence and encodes:
- the tm4sf4 gene encoding transmembrane 4 L6 family member 4, encoding MCSGSFAKCLGITLIPLAVLCVLCNILLFFPGGLVAEDNNHITEEVFYFGGIMGSGVMMIFPALVFLGLKNNDCCGCCGNESCGKRFAMFTSIIFAAVGVLGAGYSFIVSAVAIHNGPKCLYTNGTTESWTNPFVNGDYLNNHTLWEGCRKPEGIVTWHLTLFSMLLVMGLLQVVLCAIQVINGLIGAICGDCCGCCGGE